A region from the Bacteroidota bacterium genome encodes:
- the mraZ gene encoding division/cell wall cluster transcriptional repressor MraZ → MNSLIGVYECSMDAKGRLLVPVAFKKQLQSVLKKGFVIKRSVFRKCLELYPMKEWEALVKDVNKLNRFKKKNVDFIRMFNAGVKPVELDGTGRVLLPKDLIRFSGISRNIVMSAAVNMIEIWDKDQYEQAINDPSIDFGALAEDVMGSMGNKAEDVDLP, encoded by the coding sequence ATGAATAGCCTCATTGGTGTTTACGAATGCAGTATGGATGCAAAAGGACGTTTGCTCGTTCCCGTTGCATTTAAAAAACAGCTGCAATCCGTTCTGAAAAAAGGTTTTGTCATCAAGCGCAGTGTCTTCAGGAAATGCCTTGAACTCTACCCGATGAAAGAATGGGAAGCACTGGTGAAGGATGTGAATAAACTGAACCGGTTCAAAAAGAAAAATGTTGACTTCATCCGCATGTTCAACGCCGGCGTAAAACCGGTGGAACTCGACGGAACCGGGCGTGTTCTTTTACCGAAAGATCTCATCCGTTTCAGTGGTATTTCCAGAAACATCGTTATGTCGGCAGCAGTGAACATGATCGAGATATGGGACAAGGATCAGTATGAACAAGCGATCAATGATCCTTCGATCGATTTCGGTGCACTTGCTGAAGATGTAATGGGAAGCATGGGTAATAAAGCGGAAGATGTTGACCTACCATAA
- a CDS encoding transpeptidase family protein, with translation MEERKIILKRVYLVYILCGVFALAIIARVFFLQFAQGKKWELEAKNFTEKEFDIEAVRGNIFAVDGSLLATSLPYYDVGIDPHANAFIDDAEFDDSAQALAKGLSNMFPEISSADYYHLLINARSAGLRYQQVAKNISHKQLQEISALPLFRSGRFKGGFIYMQHNQRKRLFGSLAERTIGYVHGDSGQFKVGLEDAYDSVLTGISGKRLMRKIAGGVWMPINNENEIEPQQGKDILTTINVNIQDVAENALMNSLAAHDAKYGCVVLMEVSTGEIRAIANLSRQDSGVYVEDYNYAIADAREPGSTFKLASLLVAMDDGRVDLTDKVDLEGGHHAYTSKDVMNDSHTPKENSVTVADAFYESSNVGISKTIYAAYGRDPKKFTDGLHRLKFGMKLGLPIKGEGESFIKNAGENDWSGISLPWISIGYESLITPLQTLTLYNAVANNGVMVKPMFVKEIREKGKTIRTFTPEIINDSVAKPETIKKAKQLLEGVVQFGTARNLKNSAYPIAGKTGTAQIAKGSGYGKDKNNVTYQASFVGYFPADKPKYSCIVIVNAPSGDVYYGGVVAGPIFKQIADRVYETDLDLHSAVNSLADNANEIPQIMNGLNVQTMNAANILQIDLKNDAGTDEFAKTNVNNNFITLSSSDAELRLSEGWMPDLIGMAGADALYLLEKRGYRVRLNGAGAVHSQSVSPGQKITKDKEIIIDLSI, from the coding sequence GTGGAAGAAAGAAAGATCATACTCAAGCGCGTGTACCTCGTGTACATTCTGTGCGGCGTGTTTGCGCTCGCGATCATTGCGCGCGTGTTCTTCCTTCAATTTGCACAGGGAAAAAAATGGGAACTCGAAGCGAAAAATTTCACCGAGAAAGAATTCGACATTGAAGCAGTGCGCGGAAATATTTTCGCCGTCGATGGATCATTGCTCGCTACTTCACTTCCTTATTATGATGTTGGAATTGATCCGCACGCGAATGCTTTTATCGATGATGCAGAATTTGATGATAGCGCGCAGGCACTCGCGAAAGGGTTGTCGAATATGTTCCCCGAAATTTCTTCTGCCGATTATTACCATCTGCTCATCAATGCACGCTCTGCAGGATTGCGTTATCAGCAGGTTGCGAAAAATATTTCTCACAAACAATTACAGGAAATAAGTGCATTGCCCCTCTTCCGCTCAGGGCGATTCAAAGGCGGATTCATTTACATGCAGCATAATCAAAGGAAAAGACTTTTCGGTTCATTGGCAGAACGAACCATCGGTTATGTGCATGGCGATAGTGGCCAGTTCAAAGTCGGACTTGAAGATGCATATGATTCTGTTCTCACCGGGATCAGCGGCAAAAGACTGATGCGGAAAATTGCCGGAGGTGTGTGGATGCCGATCAATAACGAAAATGAAATTGAACCACAGCAGGGAAAAGACATTTTAACAACGATCAATGTCAACATCCAGGATGTTGCGGAAAATGCACTGATGAATTCACTCGCTGCACACGATGCGAAATATGGTTGCGTGGTACTCATGGAAGTTTCTACAGGAGAGATCCGCGCGATCGCCAATCTTTCAAGGCAGGATTCCGGCGTGTACGTTGAAGATTATAATTACGCGATCGCAGACGCGCGCGAACCCGGTTCTACTTTCAAATTGGCATCACTGCTCGTTGCAATGGATGATGGCCGGGTTGATCTCACCGATAAAGTAGATCTCGAAGGCGGCCATCATGCTTACACTTCGAAAGATGTGATGAATGATTCGCACACACCCAAAGAAAATTCGGTGACTGTTGCAGATGCATTCTATGAATCTTCCAACGTAGGAATTTCCAAAACAATTTATGCAGCATACGGAAGAGATCCGAAAAAATTTACCGACGGATTGCATCGCCTGAAATTCGGAATGAAACTGGGCCTTCCTATAAAAGGAGAAGGAGAGTCATTCATAAAAAATGCAGGAGAAAATGACTGGTCCGGAATTTCTCTTCCGTGGATCTCCATTGGTTACGAATCGTTGATCACTCCGCTGCAAACGCTTACTCTTTATAATGCTGTTGCCAATAACGGCGTGATGGTGAAACCGATGTTCGTGAAAGAGATCCGTGAAAAAGGAAAAACGATCCGCACGTTCACACCGGAGATCATCAATGATTCAGTTGCAAAACCGGAAACAATTAAAAAAGCAAAACAACTTCTTGAAGGAGTTGTGCAATTCGGAACAGCACGCAACCTGAAAAATTCTGCTTATCCCATTGCAGGAAAAACAGGAACAGCGCAGATCGCAAAAGGAAGCGGGTATGGAAAAGACAAGAACAACGTTACTTACCAGGCATCCTTCGTTGGTTATTTTCCTGCCGACAAACCGAAGTATTCCTGCATCGTTATCGTTAACGCTCCTTCGGGCGATGTGTATTATGGCGGAGTGGTTGCCGGTCCGATCTTCAAACAGATCGCCGATCGTGTTTATGAAACAGATCTTGATCTGCATTCCGCCGTGAATTCACTTGCTGATAATGCCAATGAAATTCCGCAGATCATGAACGGGTTGAATGTGCAAACAATGAACGCTGCAAATATCCTGCAGATCGATCTGAAGAATGATGCAGGCACTGATGAATTCGCAAAAACAAATGTGAATAATAATTTCATCACACTTTCATCGAGTGATGCCGAACTCAGGTTGAGTGAAGGTTGGATGCCTGATCTCATAGGAATGGCCGGAGCGGATGCACTTTATCTCCTCGAGAAAAGAGGATATCGCGTGCGGCTCAACGGTGCAGGAGCTGTGCATTCGCAATCTGTTTCACCCGGACAAAAAATAACAAAGGATAAAGAGATCATCATCGATCTGTCGATATGA
- a CDS encoding gliding motility-associated C-terminal domain-containing protein gives MKQKYPLLFCLLIALSGTTSLRSQIFYSNGATVAVTPGGVLYCNGGITLDNTTALTNNGSITTTKNSTFLLPGTFTINNSSSSQGNGTYQVEQDWINNATFVGNNSTVRMFGNTQQFITSVNNTVTSFNNLTLLGNGVGNNRKKTLQLVNAISGPTGVDSLNDRELETQTNIFFVQNTATTSVQNNQTPGSEGFVSSLNPGTFSRATAVGGGSYYFPTGSSVVLTRYRPVILDNTAAVTTDEYHVRFINWNPDNDGFLRSQNDGLICLANDTFYHAIDRAAGADPATITLHYIPASDGNWSGMSHWRNASTNWNDMSTVSFGASGVFTTMTRTNWLFATAGFPYVLTAVHPTAPSIVCPSVCQNSANNIFTATTSGTGNYVWSVPGNGTIVSGQGTDSLSVNWTSGSGYVSVYILDPTTNCPSLADSCQPTLLPSPFANFDTTSSGPWLNTYSFNDLSTNTSTWSWNFGDGNTSTQESPSHGYSSSGTYTVTLIATSGQGCLDTMTQIVTVLEGVLIPNVFSPNGDGNNDEFYIPSSGFKEYKIEIYDRWGVKVFESESAEIHWDGRSTSGLPCTDGTYYYILHALTNTKDYSQTGFLTLIGSKKQ, from the coding sequence ATGAAGCAAAAATACCCCCTGTTGTTCTGTTTGTTAATTGCCTTATCAGGAACAACGTCTCTGCGTTCACAAATTTTTTATTCCAATGGCGCAACCGTTGCCGTAACACCGGGTGGTGTTCTGTATTGCAATGGAGGAATTACTCTTGACAATACCACTGCACTTACCAACAACGGTTCGATAACCACTACAAAGAATTCAACATTTCTTCTTCCAGGAACATTTACGATAAATAACTCTTCCTCTTCACAGGGAAACGGAACTTACCAGGTAGAACAGGACTGGATTAATAACGCCACTTTCGTCGGGAACAATAGTACGGTGCGTATGTTCGGCAATACACAGCAGTTCATTACCAGTGTGAATAATACAGTCACTTCTTTCAATAATCTTACGTTACTCGGAAATGGTGTTGGCAATAACAGGAAAAAAACTTTGCAATTGGTGAATGCGATCTCCGGCCCGACAGGTGTTGATTCACTCAATGATCGTGAACTTGAAACGCAAACGAATATTTTCTTCGTTCAGAACACAGCTACAACTTCTGTTCAGAATAACCAGACTCCCGGTTCCGAAGGATTTGTAAGCAGTTTAAACCCCGGAACTTTTTCAAGAGCAACTGCTGTCGGTGGAGGTTCTTATTATTTCCCAACAGGATCAAGTGTTGTTCTCACACGTTATCGCCCGGTGATACTTGATAATACTGCTGCTGTTACCACAGATGAATATCACGTCAGATTCATCAACTGGAATCCTGATAATGATGGATTCCTCCGTTCTCAAAATGATGGATTGATCTGTCTTGCGAATGATACTTTTTATCACGCGATAGATCGCGCTGCCGGTGCCGATCCTGCAACGATCACATTGCATTACATTCCTGCTTCCGATGGAAACTGGAGTGGAATGTCTCACTGGAGAAATGCATCTACGAACTGGAATGACATGAGTACAGTTTCATTCGGCGCTTCCGGGGTATTCACCACAATGACAAGAACGAACTGGTTATTTGCAACCGCTGGTTTTCCATACGTTCTCACTGCTGTTCATCCAACGGCACCTTCTATCGTTTGCCCTTCAGTCTGCCAGAATTCTGCGAATAATATTTTTACTGCTACAACTTCCGGAACAGGAAATTATGTTTGGTCAGTTCCCGGAAATGGAACTATTGTTTCCGGACAAGGAACAGATTCGCTCTCTGTGAACTGGACAAGTGGAAGCGGATATGTGAGTGTATATATTCTTGATCCAACTACCAACTGTCCTTCACTTGCTGATAGTTGCCAACCTACTTTATTGCCCTCTCCGTTTGCAAACTTTGATACCACTTCTTCGGGGCCCTGGTTGAACACCTATTCATTCAATGATCTTTCTACAAACACTTCAACATGGAGCTGGAACTTCGGCGATGGAAATACTTCCACGCAGGAAAGTCCATCACACGGGTATTCAAGTTCCGGAACTTACACGGTTACTTTGATCGCAACTTCCGGACAGGGTTGTTTAGATACGATGACTCAAATTGTAACTGTACTCGAAGGAGTTCTCATTCCGAATGTATTCTCGCCGAACGGTGATGGTAATAACGATGAATTCTATATTCCGAGCAGCGGATTCAAAGAATATAAAATTGAAATTTATGATCGCTGGGGTGTGAAAGTTTTTGAAAGTGAATCAGCAGAAATTCATTGGGATGGCCGTTCTACTTCCGGTTTGCCATGCACCGATGGAACTTATTATTACATACTGCATGCCCTTACAAATACCAAGGATTACAGCCAGACGGGATTCCTCACACTCATAGGATCGAAGAAGCAATAA
- the gldC gene encoding gliding motility protein GldC, with the protein MKKATINFSVTLDENNLPDSIEWKASDSNEGGKCKAIMLAMWDEKEQSTMRIDLWTKHLIVDEMKQFFHQNLLTMSDTFTRATGEEKMAGDLRDFCQYFAEKMNLVEGEGNAGNTNK; encoded by the coding sequence ATGAAAAAAGCGACGATCAATTTTTCGGTGACTCTGGATGAGAATAACCTGCCCGATTCCATTGAATGGAAAGCCAGCGATTCAAACGAGGGAGGAAAATGTAAAGCCATTATGCTCGCCATGTGGGATGAAAAAGAACAATCCACCATGCGCATTGACCTGTGGACCAAACACTTAATTGTGGATGAAATGAAACAATTTTTCCATCAGAACCTGCTTACGATGTCTGATACTTTTACCCGCGCTACCGGAGAAGAAAAAATGGCAGGAGACTTACGCGATTTTTGTCAATATTTTGCTGAAAAAATGAACCTGGTTGAAGGAGAAGGAAATGCCGGAAATACCAATAAATAA
- a CDS encoding GNAT family N-acetyltransferase: MKPVIAPVKKEFLEKELNENTFVRQANNGDNCIYIVNIHNSPNTLSEIGRLREVSFRAAGGGTGKDCDLDDFDTCENCYEQLIVWNPGDKEIVGGYRFIRCIQAQLPDGEYHLATTELFSFSENFKKNFLPYTIELGRSFIQPAYQPSVNNRKGLFSLDNLWDGLGALVMDNPDVKYFFGKVTTYRHFNIVARDYILHFMEHYFPDKDHLVVPLHEVIIKTDISDFEKELGNNPYKEGHRILNHRVRALGENIPPLVNSYMNLSATMRNFGCAVNTEFGDVDETGIMVSISDIYPTKKERHISSYKGRKK; the protein is encoded by the coding sequence ATGAAGCCAGTAATTGCTCCCGTGAAGAAAGAGTTTCTCGAAAAAGAGCTGAATGAAAATACGTTCGTCCGGCAAGCGAATAACGGTGACAACTGTATTTACATCGTTAACATTCACAATTCCCCGAACACACTCTCAGAGATTGGCCGGCTGCGTGAAGTGAGTTTCCGCGCTGCAGGCGGTGGCACCGGCAAAGACTGTGATCTTGATGATTTCGATACCTGTGAAAATTGTTACGAACAACTCATTGTATGGAATCCCGGTGACAAAGAAATCGTGGGAGGGTATCGTTTCATACGTTGTATTCAAGCACAACTGCCCGATGGCGAGTATCATCTGGCTACTACAGAGCTTTTTTCTTTCAGTGAGAATTTCAAAAAGAATTTCCTTCCTTATACCATTGAACTCGGGCGATCATTCATTCAACCCGCTTACCAGCCATCGGTGAATAACCGTAAAGGATTATTTTCCCTTGATAACCTGTGGGACGGACTTGGCGCGTTGGTGATGGATAACCCCGACGTAAAATATTTTTTCGGCAAAGTCACCACCTATCGTCATTTCAATATTGTTGCGCGCGATTACATTCTTCATTTCATGGAACATTATTTTCCGGATAAAGATCATCTTGTTGTTCCCCTTCACGAAGTGATCATTAAAACTGATATTTCTGATTTTGAAAAAGAACTCGGGAACAATCCTTACAAGGAAGGCCATCGCATTCTCAATCATCGCGTGCGTGCGCTCGGAGAAAATATTCCTCCACTCGTAAATTCATATATGAACCTCAGCGCAACGATGAGAAATTTCGGCTGCGCTGTGAATACTGAATTCGGCGATGTGGATGAAACCGGCATCATGGTCTCCATCAGCGATATTTACCCGACGAAAAAAGAACGGCACATCAGCTCTTACAAAGGCCGGAAAAAATAA
- a CDS encoding 1-acyl-sn-glycerol-3-phosphate acyltransferase, whose product MSAEKLIDIEKIIAAKNPKLLKWLPGFVLRYIKKILHENEVNDFFERNSHLRNMDFVNQVLSEFNTTVIGKNTENIPRQGGFILASNHPLGGFDGLALMKAVSPQRPDIRFLVNDILLFLKTMDDLFVPVNKHGSQTAITRIEETYSSDNAILIFPAGLVSRKQKGKVQDLEWKKSFIAKAIQYKKPVVPCFIDGKNSSRFYNFALWRKRFGIKSNIEMFYLADEMFLQRNKTITITFDKPIDAEIFDRSHSHREWAQLMKEHVYAIGEGRKGPFHE is encoded by the coding sequence GTGAGTGCTGAGAAATTAATAGATATAGAAAAGATCATAGCGGCGAAAAACCCGAAGCTTCTGAAATGGCTTCCCGGGTTTGTTCTCCGTTACATCAAAAAGATCTTGCACGAAAATGAAGTGAACGATTTTTTTGAACGCAATAGTCACTTGCGGAATATGGATTTTGTGAATCAAGTGCTGAGCGAATTCAATACAACGGTCATTGGAAAGAATACGGAGAATATTCCGCGACAAGGCGGATTCATTCTTGCTTCTAATCACCCGCTCGGCGGTTTCGATGGTCTTGCTCTTATGAAAGCTGTTTCACCACAGCGTCCCGACATCCGGTTCCTGGTCAATGATATTCTGCTTTTCCTGAAAACAATGGATGATCTTTTTGTGCCGGTGAATAAACACGGATCCCAGACAGCGATCACCAGGATCGAAGAAACTTATAGCTCCGATAACGCTATACTTATTTTTCCTGCGGGGCTGGTGTCAAGAAAACAGAAAGGAAAAGTGCAGGATCTCGAATGGAAAAAAAGTTTTATCGCCAAAGCCATCCAGTATAAAAAGCCGGTTGTTCCCTGTTTTATTGACGGAAAAAATTCTTCGCGATTCTATAATTTTGCGTTGTGGAGAAAACGCTTCGGAATAAAGTCGAATATTGAAATGTTTTATCTGGCTGACGAGATGTTTCTCCAGCGGAATAAAACAATAACTATTACCTTTGATAAACCGATCGACGCGGAAATTTTCGATCGATCGCATTCACACCGCGAGTGGGCACAACTGATGAAGGAACATGTTTACGCGATTGGTGAAGGAAGAAAAGGCCCGTTTCATGAATAA
- the rsmH gene encoding 16S rRNA (cytosine(1402)-N(4))-methyltransferase RsmH: MLTYHNPVLLHECLEGLQIRRDGKYVDVTFGGGGHSGAILEKLGTDGMLIAFDRDEDAAANVPDDKRFIFVQQNFTAMKDFLVKHNHFPVDGILADLGISSHQIDEASRGFSTRFEGPLDMRMDQRMKKTAADVLNEKSEKELKQMFSLYGEVENAGKLSRIIVHAREEKNISTISDLKTSITSCTPKGKENSYLARVFQALRIEVNQELEALKLLLRQSADVLKPGGRIAVIAYHSLEDRLVKNFFRSGNFEGELEKDIYGNIIRPFEPVNRKPITPGEKEIEMNNRARSAKLRIAKRSANAAAAKAEYDQKHN, from the coding sequence ATGTTGACCTACCATAATCCCGTTCTTTTACATGAATGCCTGGAAGGATTACAGATCAGGCGTGACGGAAAATATGTGGATGTGACATTCGGCGGCGGCGGACATTCAGGAGCAATTCTTGAAAAACTCGGCACTGATGGAATGCTCATCGCTTTCGACCGTGATGAAGATGCTGCAGCAAATGTTCCCGATGATAAAAGGTTCATTTTCGTTCAGCAGAATTTCACCGCGATGAAAGATTTCCTCGTGAAACACAATCATTTTCCCGTTGATGGAATTCTCGCCGACCTCGGAATTTCCTCTCACCAGATCGATGAAGCATCCCGCGGATTCTCGACACGTTTCGAAGGGCCGCTGGATATGCGCATGGATCAGAGAATGAAAAAGACAGCTGCTGATGTGCTGAATGAAAAAAGTGAAAAGGAACTGAAGCAGATGTTCTCGCTCTATGGTGAAGTGGAAAATGCCGGGAAACTTTCGCGGATCATCGTGCATGCGCGCGAAGAGAAAAACATTTCCACGATCTCCGATCTGAAAACTTCGATTACTTCCTGCACACCGAAAGGGAAAGAGAACAGTTATCTCGCCCGCGTTTTTCAGGCGCTCCGCATTGAAGTGAACCAGGAACTCGAAGCGCTGAAACTTCTTCTCCGGCAATCGGCCGATGTGCTCAAACCGGGCGGAAGAATAGCGGTCATCGCTTACCACTCGCTTGAGGACCGATTGGTGAAAAATTTTTTCCGCTCCGGAAATTTTGAAGGAGAACTGGAAAAAGACATTTACGGAAATATTATCCGTCCGTTCGAACCCGTGAACAGGAAACCGATCACACCGGGCGAAAAAGAAATTGAAATGAATAATCGCGCAAGAAGTGCGAAACTAAGAATAGCAAAAAGATCCGCGAATGCCGCGGCCGCTAAAGCGGAATATGACCAAAAACACAATTAA
- a CDS encoding YihA family ribosome biogenesis GTP-binding protein encodes MKITSATYITSSTKLLQCPKPDKPEYAFIGRSNVGKSSLINMLTGVRGLARISSSPGKTQLINHFLINEKWMLVDLPGYGYAKVSKEKRNEFGKMIRNYVSGRENLMCLFVLLDSRLPPQKPDLEFMTELAELQIAFCMVFTKCDKVAASQLPKNIAAYKKIMSEEWEALPKYFLTSSNTAKGKEELLKFIDDSNKYFEK; translated from the coding sequence GTGAAGATCACTTCGGCTACTTACATCACCAGCAGCACAAAACTTCTGCAATGCCCGAAGCCGGACAAACCGGAGTATGCATTCATCGGCCGTTCGAATGTCGGTAAGTCCTCGCTCATCAATATGCTCACGGGCGTACGAGGGCTCGCACGTATATCTTCAAGCCCGGGAAAGACGCAACTCATCAATCATTTTCTCATCAATGAAAAATGGATGCTGGTCGATCTTCCGGGATATGGTTATGCGAAAGTTTCGAAAGAAAAAAGAAATGAGTTCGGAAAGATGATCAGGAATTATGTTAGCGGAAGGGAAAATCTCATGTGCTTATTCGTACTCCTCGATTCACGTCTCCCGCCACAAAAACCGGATCTTGAATTCATGACTGAACTCGCGGAATTACAAATAGCGTTCTGCATGGTCTTTACAAAATGCGATAAAGTGGCCGCGTCTCAATTGCCGAAGAATATTGCAGCTTACAAAAAAATCATGAGTGAAGAATGGGAAGCGCTTCCAAAATATTTTCTCACGTCATCCAACACCGCAAAAGGAAAAGAAGAACTGCTGAAGTTCATTGATGATTCAAATAAATATTTCGAAAAATAA